CGCGAACAGGAAAGCGGCATGCCTGTCGCGCGCGACCACCTGGGTGGAGACGTCTTCGCGTCCCAGGCCGAGCTTCCCCATCACGTACTCCTCGACTGAAGGGTCGAGATGCGCATAGGTGCCCACGGCGCCGGACAGCTTGCCTACGCAGGCGCCCTCGGCCGCGGCTTCGAACCGCGCCGAGGCCCTGCGGAGCTCGGCCAGGAACCCGGCGAACTTGAGGGCCAGCGTGACCGGCTCTGCATGCATGCCATGCGTCCTGCCGATGCAGGCGATCCCCCGGGTCCTCTCCACCAGGGAGCGGAGCGCTTCGTCGCAGGCCGACAGCGCCGCCGAGATGAGCCGCGCCGAGTCGCGCAGCTGCATCGCGAGCGCGGTGTCGAGTATGTCGCTGGAGGTCATGCCGTAGTGGATGTGCCTCGATTCGGGCCCCAGGCCCTCCGAGACGTTGGTGAGGAAGGCCACGACATCGTGGCGCGTCTCCTTCTCGATCTCGGAGATGCGCACAGGATCGAAGCGGGCTCCCGCCCTGACGAGATCGAGGTCGCCGGGAGGAACGGCTCCCGAGGCGACCCTCGCCTCGATCGCCAGGATCTCTATCTCCAGCCAGCGGGAGAACCTCGACTCGTCCGACCAGATCGCCGCCATCTCCGGAACAGAGTACCTGTCTATCAAGTCGCGACCTCCATCTGCAGCCCGGGCATCAGGCCAGCAGGGCGTATGCCAGCGGCGCGGCTCCCGCCGCGAACAGTGCGCCGTCCCCGGCGATCCTGGTTACCAGCTCCCCCGGGAACGGGGTTTTCATGATCCGTGAATATCCCCAGAGCAGCCAGGCGTTGCCCACCAGCGCCCATAGGGCATGCGGGGGCAGAAGGCCGGCCAGCACGGCGGCGGACGTCATGGCCACCGGAGCGCCCATGAAGAGCTTGAGCAGGCGTCTCCCGTTCCTTATGCCGAGCGCGATCGGGAGGGTGTCCCTTCCCACCATCGCATCACCCTGGATGTCCACCAGGTCCATCATCAGCGACCGGCCCAGGAAGAGGAGGAGGAGGTGGACCGACCAGACCAGGGCCCCGGCCGGAGCTGCCGGAGACACGCCCGATGCGAAGTCGGCCGCGAGCGGGAGGAGGCAGAGGAGCACCACCCAGCCCATCGCGAACAGGATGTCCCTGGAACCGGGCAGGGCCCTGAGCCCTCCGGGCGGGAGCCTGCTCCCCCCCATCAGGGGGCTCGAATACAGGGCATACAGGACGAGGGAGGCGGCATGGACTATCCCGTACACCGGGCTCAGGCGCAGCGACAGTGCGATGCCGGCCGCCAGAGCGGCGAAGCCCTGGACCGCGATGGCCGTCGAATGCCTCCTGATGAGCGCCTGCCTCTCCTCGCTGTCGACACGGGAAAGGCCCGACTCGAGTATCGCGTTGA
This DNA window, taken from Candidatus Fermentibacter sp., encodes the following:
- the purB gene encoding adenylosuccinate lyase — encoded protein: MIDRYSVPEMAAIWSDESRFSRWLEIEILAIEARVASGAVPPGDLDLVRAGARFDPVRISEIEKETRHDVVAFLTNVSEGLGPESRHIHYGMTSSDILDTALAMQLRDSARLISAALSACDEALRSLVERTRGIACIGRTHGMHAEPVTLALKFAGFLAELRRASARFEAAAEGACVGKLSGAVGTYAHLDPSVEEYVMGKLGLGREDVSTQVVARDRHAAFLFALASIGGALERFATEVRHLQRTEVGEVEESFVQGQKGSSAMPHKRNPVQSERLCGLARLLRGYLMVGLEDSVLWHERDISHSSAERFILPDACGVAYYALARASEIAGGLRIFPGAVAANLALGGDRYASQAVLLALVDGGYTREEAYACVQRAAMRAQERGTSFLSEAGEERDIAGILDSAGLEALCSLPRHLAHEGEILARVLGG